A portion of the Halorientalis sp. IM1011 genome contains these proteins:
- a CDS encoding winged helix-turn-helix domain-containing protein: MNSDWDDVSFVISSQYRIAVLRRLADGPATPSRIANDADLGIAHISRALQGLRERNLVELLVSEDRRKGRVYGITEKGGNVWQKIEAENMV; encoded by the coding sequence ATGAACTCAGACTGGGACGACGTAAGCTTCGTTATCAGTTCGCAGTACCGCATCGCGGTCCTCAGGCGGCTCGCCGACGGGCCGGCGACCCCGTCGCGCATCGCGAACGACGCCGATCTCGGCATCGCACACATCTCGCGGGCCCTCCAGGGGCTCCGCGAGCGGAATCTCGTCGAACTGCTGGTCTCCGAGGACAGACGCAAGGGTCGTGTCTACGGGATCACCGAAAAAGGCGGCAACGTGTGGCAGAAGATCGAGGCCGAAAACATGG